The sequence ggaccaAAGCTAATTCTTCAGAGGTGCACACTTAATACACGGCAATTGGAGAGTGCCAAAACTCAACTCTGCAGTTCTGGTACTGTAAGACCTCTAATTAaggtgaccctccaaatatgcgacactctCGAGCTTAGGTAATTTTCTGACTTCTACGACAGCTACGTTGACAATTATgttttaatgtcgcgtcctaaatgatgtaaatatagccacaccctagcATCGTTTTTAGAAAACACGTTctagaaatcgaggcaagtataGACTGAGTAGAGCTATCCATAATCAGAAGCGATACCAGGTCTTCAACATAAtgttcaacctccaaaagaagcgacctctggcttaaaaagtgtcgctttaattaaaggtatttacggtaatcacatttcttacttgaatacgtcgggttcattactgacagggcagcaTTCTCAGCCTTAAACTGTGCAAATTAAAAAACAGAAAACATGATCCACGACCTTACAAACCAATTGATGAACCAGACAATAATCTATGGCTAATAAATTGACTCACCCTCTTTCCATTAGGAgaatgctgtaatactttagcAATGAGCCAGGTTTCAAAAAATCAGAACCCCATGCACCTGCACAgtctttggtgggtgtggtaaatGCAaagaaaagtgggtgtatatCAGTATTTGGcatctgagatacacccactttttttgcaaaaacaaaacacaatATATTTCAGAGTCTGAGATAGAGagctaactcttcaatctatgctgcAAGGCACACATTTATATATTTACTGGAATGGCtactaaagagcagaaccaaggtataaagagtgtcatgtttcctataaagAATAAACCCaatggtactcacctattgttttgtttccccagactccaccacctcgtgtcccccCTTCCGAGAGAGGatcctgctgaaccacaagctgtcctcgtacagggactacctacaaagtcgctacagagCACGAGTATCCACATCAGtcacacaatggcctcccgtctcaacaaaaacaattttcaaactggccatgattcagaaggagaaAATACAGAGAGGCAGAATTGACGATGAATTTTTTAGACTATCAATCACAGCAAAAATTGACGATATTttacttcaaaaaactccGGTTGACTTGATAAACATTTTCTCTGAGATTAGAGATAGacgaaactttgtgttgattgaaggagctcccggctctggcaagagcacccttgctctacacatctgtcaggagtgggcaaaggggaaactgttccaagagctcgatattgcaatcctcgtGAAACTAAGAGATCCCCTCGTTAGAGAAGCCATTACAATTGCTGACATACTTCCCTGCATTGATACGGCCgaataacagaagatggaatgaagacgcttgccagacatctaaccacccactgctctgaactgacacGATTGTGCATACCCAGACACCTAAGATCCTGTATCGAGACAGTATTCAGGGACGCTAACAAAGAaaggaagagaaatggactaccTGAGATTAATGTGTATGCATTTAATCTCGACCATTGCATGTACTTTTGACAACTATTATATTTTAttctacaataataattatccaaTATTGCTTcgagaaaagaaaaaagtagcgtacagacataattattacacgtaAAACAAAGGTCGACGTTGTTATTAATGGAAGTTGCattggtcaatataattatagcacatgtacagatggTGACGAGTGAATTCAATGCTTCAATTCCTACTGACACGGAGAGCACgtcatgcactagctgtatgtatgtaactgaatacactattgtaataatgctataatctccacctagctagcctccttcacaggctttcaagagaagtgcggcctgggccGGGATCCGAGgctaatcattaattttattctaGAACAATTATTTGCTTCAGTGCACAGAAGACTAGAAGGATGTCAGCACATTACATAACTAAAAAACAAATCAGTTGGAATTGGTCAATATAGCACAGTAATAATGATGGTTTAAATTCAATTCTCCCTACAGTGTGTCACAGAGAGCTGTACGTATAAAACTGTCAATGAACACAATTTGCTAATGggaatccaatttaacgctctgtcgATTTTGTTAATGAGGAAGATAAGCAGATTAACGTTCACTTTggccctcccaaacatcttcatgattgccaggccctcgtattgcagctgaaggaggtcctgtgtggggagaagagagagcagtgaaacacttcaactggtataagacaaagaatgcatgtatttgtaagacaaatgaatacatgtacttacatacaccgtacaagcataccaacactatacctgacacaaggcagtaaacttcttgaacaatttacgtacctaccaaattaattctacctgtacacacaccctcacctggaggaccagctccaccttctctatctgcttgacgtgatctcaaacacaatactttcgaacctgaacctgggcgagtaagaaataatgttcacataattatagcataacgttgcacataagatcaaggtcgtagcaagcggtcaggctggtcaggttttggcctaaccactttagcagctgggtaggtaatggtcgtaaatattgtaagtgataatgcgcatgctgttttggtgaggaaaaatgatgacctttttcttaggtaaaaaattcaccactgtatgcaaaagttccaatagtagaaaagcagctgacctttaatcaagttggcctgaccactttaaagttgcttgctacgcccctgcatgaagattggggcataaaaataagttaatagcctcacactggaggaattgttaaagtctggattagtagtagagtctgagcttcagtcaaacagtggacaaagtacgtaccagagcaattaatggcacatgtgatgattatcatgttgtttaatagaagtatgctagtataacggctactcaagtatacggagactcacagagtgggtggagcatatctccatgaacgctgatgtatggatgattggcttggtcacgtcagagtacttgtcgatacccagccttctgtccggggggtccactgtcgatgctcgcaagaactctctgtggggggtacaatgagtgtatgtatattcataccctcTGCATGGCAACGAAAATAGCTAATGTGCAATTTAGATCATACGATACTTTAGTAGAACACACAtggcatcatcacatgactatcattcgtacatacacactttcaactacaaattcagttttggttatcacatttcttatacctaaacttcttgaaggCGTCCGAGTGtacgggttcattactgacagggcagcactctcagcctcaaactgtgcaaaggaacaggaaaaacacgataaactcttaaaccaacagatataaccagacaataatcatggaaagttaataattttctgctgatttggcgttTTTTACCAACAAATAATATCTAGTCCAGTACTAATTTAATGTACAtagatgcagtgcataatgtaggccataatctgtacaggtatactgtaccacttttatcacctgttgtttgtagcactcaaatatctaccccatcggcacactgctctgctccaactcctcacagcgatccagtgccttcttgagctcttcctccatcacaagtctctcttgcacagcagactgggtaatagattgcatggtggtcatgtacacacacaggtatacagatacaaccatcacagcatcgtggtagtggtacagtagttatataattgcaggtacatgtattaatgaaagcaccgcgggtgctgatgcctcggtggaggtgcaaagctacataacataacgctacacacattatcatgatgaatatttttgcatttttgctgcatgcaaactcaaattgcatggtggtcgatcatgtacacacacacacacaggtaatacaaccaccatgtggtagtggtacagctgtttgctgactgcattaccacaaaacaacaaaataccatacaatgttgctatgcaaacaacatgtggtcctaagcaatgatggcttctagcacTTGTATGTTAAATGGGTACTTTTTGAGGGTTACAAAAATGGCTAATCTGCGAgaccctcaaaaattacccgctataaggtggtattaatattatagtaaatgcTCTCAcgatctactcttggtggtatatatggaaactcacatacaaattatggtgaggatctgaaatggagaatgggcggggactagcttgcatataccagcagatatgatatacatgtagctactaaccGTTCACTGAATGTATGGAAAGCAGTGTGAAGGCTGAAGAAACTGTTAGTACGAAGTACTGCAAAGGACAtcaaacagtgcatgtacatagtgggaccataggcagtgcgtgtacatagtgggaccataagcagtgcatgtacatagtgggaccataggcagtgcacgtacatagtggggccataggcagtgcacgtatatagtgggaccatagggagtgcacgtacatagtgggaccataggcagtgcacgtacatagtggggaccataggcagtgcacgtacatagtgggaccataggcagtgcacgtacatagtggggccataagcagtgcacgtacatagtgggaccataggcagtgcacgtacatagtgggaccataagcagtgcacgtacaaagtgggaccataggcagtgcacgtacaaagtgggaccataggcagtgcacgtacatagtgggaccataagcaatgcatgtacatagtgggaccataggcagtgcacgtacaaagtgggaccataggcagtgcacgtacatagtgggaccataagcatgtacatagtgggaccataagcatgtacatagtgggaccataggcagtgcatgtacatagtgggaccataggcagtgcatgtacatagtgggaccataaacagtgcatgtacataatgggaccataagcagtgcatgtacatagtgggaccataagcagtgcatgtacatagtgggaccataagcagtgcatgtacatagtgggaccatatataggcagtgcacgtacatagtgggaccatacaGTAGGTTGAatcattcaaagttgaatgttgaagtgagtactcacaccactaaaccacaaaacaAAGCTGATCATGATTATGATATACCCAcaagcttcataattatgtacaaatgtatgtgTATCTTTGCTTGAACTTCTCCTAAGTAAGTGCCTAGATTTTCAAAGAGTATCTGTAGCACTGTTTTACGGATTCAACATAGGATGAGGACCATGCCTTTGCTATTTTGGCTCGACATCTCCACTTCTCCCGAACAAATGCTCTATTCTTTTACAATACTTTTGCTGATGTACATTAATTCTCTTACTTGGTTTGCTTAAGTAGTGTAGCAACACTCTGCACCTCAAGTCATTTGAATATGTATCTAGatgaacacccacacatgtagtcagtgctgtgtattatcatgcatgggcATCATCACTACCGTCCCCCACACATGTGCAAGACTGCCCCATACTcaccagggtgtcatatagGATTTTGAAATAGAGAGAGTAATAAGAAAAGTGACTAaaaaattttgctaaaaaaaaaggtcaactgttagcAAGAGAGTTCATAATAGACCTTTATCATGAACTCttgctgttagtatgtaaaatttcCAGCTATGAACTCCGACTAGTGCCTAAATGTAAATTTTAGGGGGAGGATTGGAGCTAGAGGGGGATAtcgtattattttagagaagtgtcatgaccagtcctagtccagccaggtccaagacaacccctacgagcgggaagttaagtgctgggcgcattgttaagaagtaccagagactcaggaagacaggtttattgtacctaggtttcatcttcttggagttgcaactgttggatggtttgcctttgcctttgacactgctagtacgagccatactgctgctgagaactagttttactatgctgcaatcgagctagcttatacagatataaaaaagactttgatttaccttgtgcggtcaaaggttacgcgtgggcgtttttgtgggcagttctaaaaatagctcaatacgaagtcggatgattctgagaatagggcgaattgcatgccctcttcctgtatacgcccttgatgacACCCTGCTCACCCTGCTCACCCTTTAGAAGACtgcccccccatacacacacactcacccctctAGAAGAATGTCCCACTATAGCCTTTGGAGCtgtctcccttctcttagcaATCACTCCATCGATGTGTGTCGTCTTGAGTACCTCGTTTCGACTAATCTTGGACGCTAGATGCAGCACACCCGCCACTGTAGCATGTAGCACCACTCTGTGATGTGCCTCAAGGCCTTTCTCCTTCACAGCAAACTCTTGCAGCTGGTGTAGGAAGACCAGTATAT comes from Halichondria panicea chromosome 7, odHalPani1.1, whole genome shotgun sequence and encodes:
- the LOC135339178 gene encoding uncharacterized protein LOC135339178 encodes the protein MATKEQNQDSTTSCPPFRERILLNHKLSSYRDYLQSRYRARVSTSVTQWPPVSTKTIFKLAMIQKEKIQRGRIDDEFFRLSITAKIDDILLQKTPVDLINIFSEIRDRRNFVLIEGAPGSGKSTLALHICQEWAKGKLFQELDIAILVKLRDPLVREAITIADILPCIDTAE